DNA from Prosthecobacter vanneervenii:
ACGGACATCCACCAGGCTTATGGGACGAAGCAGGTGTATCGCGGTCTGGATCTGGAGATCGAGCGCGGGGAGCGGACGGTGCTGGTGGGGCCCAACGGGGCGGGCAAGTCCACGCTGATCAAGATCCTGGCGGGTGAGGTGCCTTTCCAGAAGGGTGAGCGGAAGCTGGGGACGAATGTGAAGCTGGGGTATTTCTCCCAGCACCGGGCGGATACGCTGGACCCGGACTGTAGCGTGCTGGAGGAGCTGAAGCGTGTGGCGCCGGAGCTGCGCGAGGATGAGGCGCGGAGCATCCTGGGCTCATTCCTTTTCAAGCGCGAGGATGTGCACAAGAAGTGCCGGGTGCTGAGCGGCGGCGAGAAGAGCCGCGTGAATCTGGTGAAGTTTCTGGTGGATCCGCCGAACCTGCTGCTGATGGACGAGCCGACAACGCACCTGGACATCTGGGCGATCGAGGGGCTGATCCTGGCGCTGCAGAAGTTTGAGGGGACGCTGGTGTTCATCAGCCATGATGTGCATTTCATCCGGTCGCTGGGGACGAAGGTACTGCATATCAATGACGGCAAGGTGACGGCGTATGCGGGGGACTATGACTACTACCTGGAGAAGACGGGCGCGGAGGAGAATGCGCGCGCGGCGGTGGTGGCGGGGTAGTGGGGCCCGGAGGGCCGTTGGTGGTGGTTTGCGATTGCTTGCGGTGGTTGGCCCGGAGTTTCCAGAAGTGGGGGCTTTGGGTGGTGGGTGTTTGAGGGGGCGCTGGGCGACGGACATGGGTGTCCATCGTACTTTTATGCGGGGCGGTGGGTTCTGCGCAGAGGGATGGAGTGACTCGTGAGTCAGGGAGGTAGCGTGCCGCACAGAGGACTGTGCGGACCACGATGGGGGCCGTAGGCTGGCTTCGCGTGGTGCGGACCACGATGGGGGCTGCGACGGGAGAGCGCCGTCACACCTGTTTTGATTCCTCCCAAAGTTTTTCGAACTCTTATCTGTACAGCACTTTATAATCCAATATCACACGACTGTAGCGGTAATTAGGATTGAGTGTTTGACCACCCACGCTGAGGAAATCGAAGGGGATTTTATCAAAGTATACCCACAGTGCCGATTGAAGTGAGGTACTGACTCCTGTCTGTAGCACGATGCCCTGGAGGGTTGAGGAGAATAAGGCGTCGTTGCTTCCACACAGAACAAACAGCTTTCTTAACTGAGGGAGCAACTTCTTCTTCCCCTGATCTGTCGTCACGCTGCGCAAAACCAATTCATGATGGCGCTCATGCAAGTCATTAATGTTTAGAACGTCTCTTTCGGGCGGAACGTGGTTTTCTTGATCAAACAGTTTCTTCAAATCTGCGTGCAGTTCATGTTCCACTGCATGCCGCTTCATTGAGGTGGGGATTGCGCATCCGCTCATGCAGACCAATGAGAAGCAAAGAAAAAGCCTCATGTTGAGTTGTTGGTGACTTGCAGAGCCAAGTCTCAATACCTGGCATCAGCCTGGAAGGAGAAAGCGAAGGCGCGGTGGTGCAGGATGATATGGGGTGGAGATTGTAAACTGGGAACTGAAAACTGAGAATTGCAAACTGGCCGGACAACGGAACAGGACTACTTGGGCAGGGAGGGAACGAGGAGCTTGGCGCGCTCGGCGGCGTCTTTGTCTTTGGGACGATAGCGAAGCAATTCGCGTGCAGCGGCGGGTGAGCCCTGGGCTTTGAGGGATTTCAGGTAGTCGTCGAAGGTCTGCGTCTCGAAGGGCGAGAGCGGACGCGTGACGGCGCTGGTAAGCAGCCAGCGAGCCCACTTGAAGGCGATCTCCTCGCCTGGAGCGGGCTTTTTGGGCACGGCGGAGACGGCGGCTTCGTAGTCCTCTAGGGAGACATCCTGGAGATTGCCGTCAGCGGAGAGATGACGGCGGGCGATGCCTTCGGCGAGCGTGAGGAACCACCCTGGCAGCTGCACACCTTGGGGGGGCATGGCGGCGGTGAAGAAGCCGTGGCCTGAAACGCGGAAGAGTACATTGGCGCCATCGTCAGACACACGTGCGACGACGATGCCCTCCTCATCCTGGCTGCTGCGGGGGGTGTCACGGATGCCGGGGGTGAGACACGCGCCGGAGGCGAGCTCCCACACGCGCATCTCGCCCTCGTCGGTGACGGTGACGAGGCGCTTGTCATCGGGGCTGAGGGCGATGACGGGCACGTAGGAGTGGTGCTGGAAAGTGACGACGTTTTCGCGAGAGGCGATGTCCCACACGCGCACGGCGCGGTCGCGCCCGGAGGTGATGAGGAATTTTTCATCCTGCGTGAGCGTGCAGGCACCGACGGCGGGCGGATGGTGGAAGGGCTTGCCGATAGGCTGGAGCTTTTTGGCGTCGTAGATGAAGACGGTGCCGTCAGGGTCGGCGGCGGCGTAGAGGGACTTTTTGCGGTTGGCGCCACCGGCTTCTGAATTGCGGAGCTGGTCAGGGGAGTTGTCGGGCCCCTTGATGCGGGTGATAAGATTTTTGTCGAGCACATCGACAAATTTTCGGCCGGACATGCGCTCGTGGATGTTCCAGACTTGGACGAAGGGCATGCCACGCGGGGCTAACGCGAGGAGGGAGCCGTCGCGCGTGATTTTGGCGTCTTTGACGACGTATTCGATGTGGGAGGAGAGCAGGGCTCCCGTCTGGATATCGAAGACACTGACGTCACCATGTCTGGAGATGGAGGTGATGAGGCTGGTGTCTGTGGCGGGTATGGCTTTCAGGATTTCACCATCGTGCGGGCGGGTGGGGAAGCGGAGCTTGCCGTCGCTGAGATTCCAGATGTGGACGTAGCCGCCGCCATCCCCGACAACGATGGATTTGGCGTCGTCGCTAAAGGCGAGGGAGGTGATGGAGGAGGGGTGGGTGATGGGAGGGAGGACCTCGCCGCCGTTGCGGAAATTGCCGACGAAGACTTCGCCTTTGTTCATTCCGAGCGCGATGAGCTCGCTGGTGGGCTCGATGGCGACATGGAGGAGACCTTTTTCGACCTCGATGGGTTCGCCCACACGCTGGCCTAGGCGGAGGTCCCAGGTGGTGGCAGCACCGTCTTCGCCCTCGGGATTGATGAGGTCTCCGCTGAAGATGGAGGCGGCAAAGATGCCGTCATTGTCCACGGCGATCTCGCCAACGACGCCTTTTTGCTTGAGCACTTTGGCAGGCTCCTGGGGCTGTCGGAGGTCCCAGACGTGGATAGTGCCCATGCCTTCCAAGCCAACCTCGCTGCCAGCGAGAAGCTTGGTGCCATTGCCGGAGATGGCGATGCAGGTGACGAGACTGGGCATGAGCGGCTGGAGGGTGCGGCGTTTGCCGTCTTTGAGGTTCCAGAGCTCGACGCTGCCATCGTCACGGGCGATGACGGCCTGCTGCCCATCGGGAGTGACCTCGAGACAGGTGATCTCGACTTCGGGAGGCACAGGGTGGTCGGTGCGCTCGCCAGTTTTCATGTCCCAGATGGAGATGGTCTGTCGCCTGCCGCCGGGCTCTGGAGCCGCGCCGGCCTTGGGAGCGATGAAGCTGGCTGCGACGACACGCCCGGCCTGCGGGCTTACAACGATCCTGGCGGCCTCTGTGGCGCCCTGAG
Protein-coding regions in this window:
- a CDS encoding protein kinase domain-containing protein, producing MNPEPAQPARSSEDKEAKSLPVEETPTGMVTLGPEDVTIAIPKLKPGEPPTSQFKADSSAQGSPTGMITLGPEDMTIAIPTPSRSLPAATLGAGRKPMPMDTGNITLGPEDQTIAIPTGRPATLPSAATLPGAATLASHGGLPAATASSMASMGVTSKPRSHMESLTGNDGWIGDRYRLLDKLGEGGFGVVYRAEQVKPIHRIVAIKIVKAGVTSADILGRFAIEQRTLAIMEHPNIARILDAGETDIGAPYFVMEMVKGRSITQYCKQNEFDLRQRLALFIPVCRAVNHAHQKGIIHRDIKPGNIMVMDEAGKAVPKVIDFGIAKVLEGEGSGHTIATGVDQLVGTPGYISPEQIENGSSHVDTRSDVYALGGVFFELVCGKALITPADISAKPIHILLRDLAEKDPPKPSSIEPSVKGDLDWIALKALERDPERRYGSADDLADDITRYLNFEPITARPPSRRYLITKFVRRHRVGVAAAIAISLAVLIGGITSTALYFEAERNHQEAERGREDLRRSYSRSDEQMARQFTERGQHNDAVAYLARSLRTDPQNDRSSTNLLSLLANVHLIRPDTAPLALPQGATEAARIVVSPQAGRVVAASFIAPKAGAAPEPGGRRQTISIWDMKTGERTDHPVPPEVEITCLEVTPDGQQAVIARDDGSVELWNLKDGKRRTLQPLMPSLVTCIAISGNGTKLLAGSEVGLEGMGTIHVWDLRQPQEPAKVLKQKGVVGEIAVDNDGIFAASIFSGDLINPEGEDGAATTWDLRLGQRVGEPIEVEKGLLHVAIEPTSELIALGMNKGEVFVGNFRNGGEVLPPITHPSSITSLAFSDDAKSIVVGDGGGYVHIWNLSDGKLRFPTRPHDGEILKAIPATDTSLITSISRHGDVSVFDIQTGALLSSHIEYVVKDAKITRDGSLLALAPRGMPFVQVWNIHERMSGRKFVDVLDKNLITRIKGPDNSPDQLRNSEAGGANRKKSLYAAADPDGTVFIYDAKKLQPIGKPFHHPPAVGACTLTQDEKFLITSGRDRAVRVWDIASRENVVTFQHHSYVPVIALSPDDKRLVTVTDEGEMRVWELASGACLTPGIRDTPRSSQDEEGIVVARVSDDGANVLFRVSGHGFFTAAMPPQGVQLPGWFLTLAEGIARRHLSADGNLQDVSLEDYEAAVSAVPKKPAPGEEIAFKWARWLLTSAVTRPLSPFETQTFDDYLKSLKAQGSPAAARELLRYRPKDKDAAERAKLLVPSLPK